The Loxodonta africana isolate mLoxAfr1 chromosome 14, mLoxAfr1.hap2, whole genome shotgun sequence DNA window GGCCCAGAGCGCCTGCTGGGGCGCCAGTGTGAGCCAGAGTGCCCGCGTGAGCTCGGGGCGCCAATGTGAGCGCCGGGCGCGGGTGTGAGCCGAGGCAGCGGACCGAAGCGGGAAGGGAAGCCTCGGAGCCTCCTTATGGCAGTGGGCACCAGCCTGGACTTGGGCAGGGGCTCGGGTCACGGCTCCGGCCCCATCACGACCAGCGAGGGGCGCCGTAACTCCTCCGGCCTGCGCCTTTACCTCCCCGCAGGTCGGGTGTTGCGCGCGGACGCTTCTGAGAGCCCGGTCCATCGCCCCCCTAGGTGGCCTCTCTGGACGCGGTGGTCAGCGTGCTGCAGTCGTGGGACCCGAGCCTCACCGAAGCCATGCTGCGGAACATGGAGGCGGAGCGGCAGCGCCGCGCGCAGGAGGCGCAGCGGCACACGGAGGCGGAGGCTCAGCGGTGCGCGAGGGCGGGCCGGGGCGCGCGGGGCGGTGGCATGGAGCGGCTCTGACTGCCCGCCTCCCCTCCCGCCCCAGCCTTAATTTCAGGGTGCAGCAGCTGacccaggagcagcagcagcgccACAAGGAGGTGAGGGGCGGCCCGGGACCTGAGCGGGACAGTGGCCGGGGCGAGGAGGCGGAGCCCGGCCTCGCGAGGCGGAGCTGGGTAGGCGGAGCCCGGCCGTGAGGGGCGGGGCCCGGGGCGGGGCTGAGGCAGGAGGCGGGACAGGAGGCGGAGCCCGGCCTCGCGAGGCGGAGCTGGGTAGGCGGAGCCCGGCCGTGAGGGGCGGGGCCGGGGAGGCGGGGCTGAGGCAGGAGGCGGGACAGGAGGCGGAGCCCGGCCTCGCGAGGCGGAGCTGGGTAGGCGGGGCCCGGCCGTGAGGGGCGGGGCCGGGGAGGCGGGGCTGAGGCAGGAGGCGGGACAGGAGGCGGAGCCCGGCCTCGCGAGGCGGAGCTGGGTAGGCGGGGCCCGGCCgtgaggggcggggcggggcgaggCCGGGAAGGAGCctggcagaggctgaggggccaaggaAGGGCGGGGCAgtgggggcggggccgggcggcgggaggcgcggccGAGGCAGAAGGCGGAGCCTGGCCACGGGAGGCGGGGCGGGGGCAGCCGGAGGCGGGGCAGGAGGCGGAGCCCGGCCGcgagaggctggctgggaagaAGCCGGGGTGCGGGTAGTGGGACCCGGGAGAACGGGGAGGCTGGGCCTGGCGGGTAGGAGCCTGGAGGGCCCGCGGCGGAAGGACTGGCCTTACGGAGGGCGGAGGTGTACCCTGGCCAGCGTCTGCCTTCGCCCCTGGGCGCCCCAGCTGCAGCAGGCCTACTGTGAGCTCAACCGGCGGATCATGGAGCACGACAAGTGTGAGCGGAGGCAGATGGGCAGAGCCGAGCTCACGCTGCAGGTGGGCGACACCTGCATGCGGCAGGGTCGGCTGGAGCTACACTGCCCAACTCATTTTGGCTTCGAACTGTCTTGCGTGCACCCTTCTTTCTGGATACCCCTTCTGGCTCACAGTCAGAGCCTCTCCCTCTCAGGCTGGGGGTTCCTGGGCCTGCCTTCCCTTCCCAAACATCTACCCCCTCCCCAGATGTCCGCACCATGTCCAGTGCGGAAGGAATGAAACGTTCAGAGGGGCTGATCTGCGCAGACGGGGGTGGGAGCGGTGGTAGTCAGCCCCACCTCTCCTGCAAGGCCGTCAAAGACGCAGAGGCCCAAGTGGACAGACTGCGGCGGGAGGCCCAGAAGGCCGAGGAGACGCTGGCTATGGCCAGGCTGGCACTGCGGGAGCAGACCCGAGAGGGTGGGCTAGGGCTGGGGACTGGGGGAGTGGGGCAGGAGAGGCAAGGCCCAAGGAGGGGGGATCGGGGTCCAGCCCTCCATCAGCCCCACCTTGATGTCCCCACAGAGGAAGAGGTTCCTGGGCTGAAGTGCCAGGTGGCTGAGTTGCACGATGTGCTGATAAAAGATGTGGGCGACCGCATCCGCAACGACGGCCGGTCAGTGCTCCGGGACCGGGCGAGGGGCGTGTCGGGCCCAGAAACAGAAGTGACCTAGTGGCTGCCCCTAGGTGGCCTCTTGTCATCGATCCTTCAGGCCAGGCGGCCACTTTCCTGCGCTACCAGGACACTAACTACTTGGACACGATGAACCCAGAGCACCTGCGTCCGGAGAGGATGCGGCTGGCTCTGCTAGGGGCACTCAGGtgaggcagggcagggctggggtgcAAGGTGGGGAACGCCCCAGGCGCCCCCTCACCACTCCGCCCCCGCAGGTACGGGAAGCCGCTGGTGTTCGATCTAGGCGCGGTGGACATGTTCCCGGTGGTAGAGCGGCAGCTGGAGGAAGTGCAAGCGGGCCTGGCGCAGGAACTGCTGAGCCGGGCGCTGCTGCAGGAGGAGCGGTACCTGTCGCTGCTGCGCCCTGCCGATGGGCCCGAGTACGGCCCCACCCAGTTCCAGGCGGCGCGCCTGGCTCACTTCCACCTCTTCTTTGTCACCAAGGCGCAGTGGCCGCCGGTGGAACAGCTCCAGGCGCTGCTCCCGGTGCGCGTGCTGCTGCCTACCACGAGCCTCCAGCACCCGCCCCAGTAAAGCGCCTGGCTCCACGTTGCTGCGCCACTCTGCATGTGCCGGGGACCGCGCATGTCCGTGATTGCGGGCGGGCAGAGGGCGCCTGCCCGGTTCAGCCAGGCTGGACTAAGGCTGAACACTGGTTTGCAGGGCACTTGGGGAGTTATGTCTGCAGAGTCCCAAAGCGGTGCAAACGGAGTCTGGAGGtctgggtccacccagaggcgtctcAGAAAGGCCAAGTaacctacttcccaaaaaatctgGCACTGAAAAGTGTAGGGACCGcagttctgacacacatgcgggTGCCATGGTTGTTTCTGGGGTGTAGGCAGGCCAAGCAGTCCCTCTCTGACCTGAcctggcccagcccagcccagagtCAAGTGCAGGGCAAATTGGGTCAGGCAGACCAGGGCAGTCAGTGGCCCCCAAATCTCTGCCAGCCCCAGGCTTAAAGGGGCAGAGGTTTGGTCTTGGTGGGTGGGGGGACAGACAGGCAGGGGGTAAAACGTAGTCAACTTTATTCTCCTTAAACCACAAAATAGAGTCTTTGGTTGTACAAACATCACTAGTTACAGTCTCGCCAGAAGAGGTCCCGGCTTGGGAGGGGGAGTTAGTCAGAGGCCAGAACTCCTGAAGGGTCTCTTTAAAACGCTAACACCCAGGTTAAAAGACTCGGGGCAAGGGTGGTGTTGGGAGCTGGCAGAACCCCCACCCCAAGTCGGGGAGGCCTGCCCTGGACAGGCGAGGCCCACAGTGGCCTGACCCCTCTAGGAAGGCACGGGGCCCAGGCCGCGGCGTCCCGGCCGCAAGGGGCGGCGGCTACTGCAAAGGGTCACCTCCTCAGGGCCGGAGGCACCGGACGAGGGTCTGCCCAGAAGCACCAGGGCCACCTCTCCGTCCTCCTCCTGTGGACCTGTGAGGTGGGGGAAGGGTGAGCTGTAGGCATCTGAGCACACCTGGAGCTCACCCCGTCTCCCACCTCCCAACTCACCGGGGCTCGGAGACTTTTCCAGAGACCTCAGCTCCTCAGCAAAACCCGGGGACTGAGACAACGAGAGAAGAGTTTGGTGAGGCCAGGGCGCAGAACCACCTGCAACTACTACCCACCTTGAGCTGGGGCCTGGGGTCCATCTGAGGCCCCACAGAGTCTGGGTAGGGTCTGGGCAGAGCCCAGGGCTCAGGACCCACCCTCAGGAAGGACAGGAGGTGGTGGAAGCCTCCACAACCATggagcagaggaaacagcaaggtGGGGGCCCCACTGGTGGAAGGGGCAGGCTGTGACAGGACAGAAGAGGGGCAAGAGTGTGGTGCCAGGCCCATGTGCGGTGGGCGGTACCTGGATTTCATAGACAGGTCTGGAAGAAGGGAGGGCTGCAAACACCCTGTAGTCAAACTTCTTTCCAGACAAGAGCTTGAAAGGACAGCATGAAGAAGGAGATGGGAAAGTGAGAGAAACAGGAGGGCTTGGTCCCCACCATGAGAGTGcgaggaagaggaggggagggcCGTCCCACCACGGCCAAGGCTACCGGGGCGTCTCACCAGCCGTCCAGGGGAGCTGCTGGTCTGAAGGCCGAGGTCTGGGAGACAAGAAGCAGGCGCTGGGGGACATCCGTGTTGCCAGACAGGCCCTCAGCCTCCCCTCCTTTTCTTCCCCCGCCCCCTCCACAGACCTTCCAAGGGGGTGGGTGAGGGGGTGGGTGCAGGCGAGGGAGCTTCAGCCAGCCGCTCCAGGGGCCCACGCTTGCCCCGGCCCTCTTGGGACTTGCTGAGAACCATCTGTGCACGGAGAGCATCCTGCTCCAGAGACTTCATTCTGCGGAGACCAGCAGGCGGGGCTAGATGGTGCGGGTGGGCGTGACTGAACGGTGAGGTGGGCGTGGCTGGTATGGGTGGGCGGGGCTGGTCGGAGCAGGGCGGGGCCAGGGCCTCACCTGGCCGCCCTCCACAGCGCGCGCTTCTCTGCCTCCAGGGCCCGGCGCTCGGCGGGGGACAGGGCCCGCTCAGGTATAGGCAGTTCCGGGCTCTGCACCCGCAGCCGCTCCTGATGGCGCCGCTCAGCCTTGGCTGTCCGCACAGGGGCGCTGCCTCCCAGGGATGGAGGGGACGCTGAGCTGAGCCTGGGGAAGGGGACAGGACAGGAGGAGCCTGGCTGGCTATGGGCGGCAGGGCACGTCAGGTGTCAGAGATAGTGTGGGTCACGCGGGGACCAGCGAGCTGGGACAGCCCCTCACCCTTCTGCAGGGCCCGGGCCGGCCCAGGGCGGCTCCTCCTCCTGCCCGTCCAGGGCCTCCCCGTCCAGGGCGACCCCTGTTTCCGGCTCCCCGGTAGTGGCGGCCTCCTCGCGCAGCACCTGCGCCCTCTTCTGCTGCAGCTTGCGGGCTGGGGGGACGTTAAGGGGGGCTCAGCCCGGCCGGCCCCGCCCCCCGCTCCCACCCCGCCCCCGCCACCCCACTCACCCTCCTCCTCCTGCATCTTGCGCAGGTCATCGGCGCCCACCAGGGACACGCGCTTGGGCGGGCCCTCTGCCTGGGGCACCCGCACCTCCAGCTCGAAGTACTTCTGCCGCTCGCGAAAGGACAGCTGCTCCGGGGAGGCCGCGGGCCCGGGTGTGGAGGGCTGGGAGGAGTGGGCACTGAGACGTGGCCGGCTGGGCCCCTTAGGGCTGGTGTCAGGGTGGGGCCCACACCCGGGCCGGAGAGGCCCTCAGCCGCCCCTACATACCTGGGCTGAGGCATCATCAGGGGGGTGCGTGATGGGCACGGCGGCGAAGGTCCGGTAGGCTTGCTTCACGTTGGCCGGCAGCTCGTCTGGGGAGGGCGGGGATGGCGGCTGGGGGACCAGGTGTGCGTGAGTGGTCCTGCTGGCGGGTGCTGCCATCCCCCGCTGCCAGCTGTCTCCGCTCAGCTAGGGCACTGGAGCCTGCCACCCCTCTGACCTCCATTCACTGTCCTACAAGGACCAAGCTGGCCCTGCCTACTAGCTGAGTGCACTCACAGAACCGGGGCCACCTCTGCCCCTGTGGGTTGGGGAGCCCTCGGGCCAGGCCTGAGGCAGTGGCAGGACACCCGTGGTTTGGTCTGCTGGGGGCAGGGGCAGAGAGCCACAAGGGAGAGATCTAGGGTTcagatggggggtgggggaggaaaagatagagaaggagCTGCAGTGGGTGCCCAAGTTGGAGGGCAGGGGCCAGGTCTGCATTGCTGGAACCTACTCCCATACTACAATGCAGCAGGGACCCAGAGCCTGGCTCCACTCCACACAGCAGAACCAGGCGGGGTGGTGGGGGAGCAGCTGGGGCCTGAAGGAGTACAGcgaggaactcaggacagaagtgtgGGGTGAGATGGGCGGGCAGGGAAGAGTAGCCAACAAATGCCCTAGATGTGCCTGTGTGGTGTTGGGGCTCGGGCCTCCTGGGGTTCTCAGGGCTGCAACTCCTCTAGGTACAgggccctcccccaccccaccaggCAAGCTCCAGTCAGGAAAGTGTCCATAAGCTGTGCCCTCAGACAAGACTCCGTGTTATCCAAGGAGGTGGCTGGAGAGGCCCGAGTCAGCCCTGACGGTGATGGGTAGCAGCTGGAAGGGAGGCCTCGGAGAACTGCACCCAGCCCCCGCCACTGTCCTCCCCATCTGTGGGCACCCTTGTCCCAGGACACTCACCTGCTGGCTGCCAGGAAAGCAGGGGGCCTCATCGGTCCAAGTTCCAGTGACCCCTGATGGCACCTGCAGAAAAGGGGCAGCCAGTGGGCAAGGGCCAGGTAGGGCTGGTGACCTGGGAAATAGGGAGGTGGAGCTCCCAGCTGCCAGGTGGGTGCTTGCCTGGGCCATCCAAGGCTAGTCCTCACCTCCCCCACCTGACCCCAGCACGGGTACTGTCCCCAGGGAGGCTTGGACGACCACTTGGCCAGCACAAAGGGGTTCTCCCCAAAGGGGTGAGGCttcgagtccaccaggctctccccctccccccacaatgCTGGGGGATCCTGGCCCTTGGTTCTGCCCCCAGGCCTGGGCCGGGCAGCCAGGTTTCTGTC harbors:
- the IQANK1 gene encoding IQ motif and ankyrin repeat domain-containing protein 1; this translates as MVRHACPLQTVPWDPPGGQHARVRVSLLCVAKGTGWGVAESALTAKDRAATVIQCAFRGLLARRELVRRQQEQQEHLEQMEKLQREAFLAMVRREQEAARRRREEEEAAQRRRREDMQRRHRLLEAAFDGNVGEIRAVLKEVEDLLTSEGVGHDEAGQARRLQRCVEMVECEDSNHNTPLSEAAAGGQPQAIQLLAERGASPNSKGAFGRTPLYRAAFGGHLEAVEVLLKLGADPRIYADDGNTPEQVASLDAVVSVLQSWDPSLTEAMLRNMEAERQRRAQEAQRHTEAEAQRCARAGRGALNFRVQQLTQEQQQRHKELQQAYCELNRRIMEHDKCERRQMGRAELTLQAVKDAEAQVDRLRREAQKAEETLAMARLALREQTREEEEVPGLKCQVAELHDVLIKDVGDRIRNDGRWPLVIDPSGQAATFLRYQDTNYLDTMNPEHLRPERMRLALLGALRYGKPLVFDLGAVDMFPVVERQLEEVQERYLSLLRPADGPEYGPTQFQAARLAHFHLFFVTKAQWPPVEQLQALLPVRVLLPTTSLQHPPQ